TTCGTATTAAACCAATCTTTTACTAAAGGTGTGGTTGGAATAGCTTGGCAGTTAGCAATGCAAGTTGCTGACGGCGCCCTGGAGTGATTTTAGGAACCTGTAAACATGAAAATAGGGAGTAAAGGCCTACCTCAAAACAAATTCTGAAAACAAAACTAATATAAAATTGCAATGATAATTTCAATGAAATAATAAGTGCCCCATACAAaaggaaaataataataaaaacaaatatcAAAAAACCGACAAGAAACACGTGTTTCATAAAGAATTAATCCATATTGCCCTTTTTAGCGTCTGTTGCTATCTGCAAAGCATACATTTTTGAAGGCTGCCAGACGTGAGCTGTCCTGTTGCATTCATCAATTTTGAAATGCATCTGACATTTAAGTGTGGGGATTTTTGTCATCAACGGGTGCCATAATTTCCATCATCTTTTCACAAACTCCTTTGGCCAGGTGACATTGTGCAAGGGAGGCGTTTTTGATGAGTTATATTACACTAATAAAATGAGAGAAACAATAAAAACAGTCTACAGAACAGAAGTGACACTGAAGTTAAAATCAAACATCACAATTAATAGAACAAATATAAAGAATAGGCTAATATTTAGAAATAGTGGTTAATCGGTTTTAAGCCTGAAAAGCAACACGTTCATTGTGTGTGTCTCCTTTGTTGATCATTTTCAGGCAACCACATCGCACTGTGGTGAGCGCCATCAGTTCAAGACACCACTTGCAACATTTAATCGTTTCCCTTTGAACAGCCACGAAACATCGAATTTACTTCATCTCCTCCATAGAATTTTGGTAAATAAAGATATTTGTTTCATTTAAAATGTGAACGAAATCAATTCAGTAATAGTGTATGTTTTtcttttcaaccattttccattcTACCTATTTGTTGTTGTAACACAAGCTCCGGTTACTGGGACAAAACTCATCTGTCTGTCCAACTTTgccatgtctctgttctctctcagtAAAACCAAATGAAATACTGTAAACTCCATAGTCCTTTCCCTTTTTTTTCTTGTTTCCCCCGAAATTGTAGGATTGTTCATGAAAACAGTCACTGCACAGGACTCTGTAATGTGTGGTGAAGAGGGGGGGTCTCCGCTTGAGAATATACGTCCTCCATATTCGGATGAGGGACCCCTATCGGCGTCATTCTTTTCTCTTTTTGCCTTCTGTTGCAAAACCAAACACGGACAACCTCTTTTTCCAATTGAAGAGAGCCGGCTAAACTGGTGATTTCATGGGCGGAGGGCTTGGGACATTTTAAGAAATGATTTTCCAGCGCCCCTTTCACACCAACTTCAATCGAGGTCCTCTTCTTTCGTTTCCTGCCCTGCGCAGCAATCTTGTCCAAATTGGTGGGACTGCCAGTGTTTGAGTCTGTCTCCTCCAGCCACTTGTTTAGCAGTGGCTTAAGTTTGCACATGTTCTTGAAGCTGAGCTGCAGTGCCTCGAACCTGCAGATAGTGGTCTGAGAAAAGACGTTTCCGTACAGGGTGCCCAAGGCCAAGCCCACGTCCGCCTGTGTAAAGCCCAGTTTGATCCTTCGCTGTTTGAACTGCTTGGCGAACTGCTCTAGGTCGTCGGAGCTGGGCGCATCCTCGTCTGAGTGGTCCTGGTGGTGGCTGAACGCCTGCTGTGGGGACTCCATCTGGTTGTCATGGCTACCTGTATCGTCGTGGAGCGGGTCCCGCATGCTGTGGTGCAGAGAGGCGGGCTGGGGACTTAGCATGGCGTTGAGGTTCGTGTATCCCGGCTGCGAGTAAACTAGCGACTGGTGCCCGTTGGAGGCAGGCGACAGCGGGGACAAGTGGTGCGCCGTGGTCGGCGCCCACGACCCATGGTGGCTACTCTGCGTCTGCTGGTGCACCAGGTGAGATCTATGGTGGAAGCCACTGCTCAGGTCTTCTCGACTCGCCTGAACACTGGCTTTGTTGTGCTCCTGTTGCCCGATATGGGTACCGCTGGTCCAGTCGGTGTTGGAGGTGGGCAGCCACTGGTGGTGCGTCAGGCTCATCGGATGTCCCGTGTTGGTCGCCGCTAGCCCCTGCAAGTACTCGTGGTGCATCATTTTCTGCACCTCTCTGTAGGTCGTCCCCTGGTGCATCCTGTCCGAATCCGGATGCATGAGCGGGTTGGACGGTAAGGAGTTATTCCGCGGAATATACTGAGCTGTTGTAGCCATGGCTCCGACTTCGAAAACTGCCGAGTACTTCGGAGGTCTGGAGGCTTTAGAGCTAAAAACGCAACAACCTGCTCTGGGAGGTCTTGGGGAAGAGCTAAGACACGCCTCCTCTTCGTTTGTATTGGCTCCTTACGGATTCAAGCCCACAAGAGGCATAGCCTACGTTGCAGAGCGCATTTTACGCACATAACGAATAGGGCTCTGTTTCACATATACTATATAGAAACATGTTAATTCTAtatattacatttatatttttgtcaataTAAATGTAATATATAGATGTATTTGTAATATATTTGTCCCCATTATTGGTAACTTTACGGTCTCTGAATATGACCTAGGTTTCTGTTATCCTCTTTCGTGGGCTGCTTGTTTGCATGTCGCAGGCGCACAGAAATCGCAATTGGTCGCCCCTTTCTCATTTTTttcatccatcctctctctccgagccagggcggagagggttggataACAGTAGGAAATGATTGGGTTTCGTTGGGTTCGTTCGGGTTGTTTTGCAAATAACCACGTGGGGGAGTACGGGGATCTTTTTGATGGGGTGACAAAATCCCCCCTCCACCTTGATATCCTTTTAGTCAGTGATGACTAACTGGAGCGCTCTCTATTTAAGTAGATTAGTATTCTTACAGTGTGGTGTTCCAGAattacaaccacccacaaaaaagAGATGCATGTAAATAAGCACTGTGTGATGTAGATATTTGTATGAATATGGTGAGAATGTGTGACAAATCTCAACGCCTTTTTCCTTTAATAATAAAGGCTACCCTTTAATCATTTATCCCCGTTGTTTATGACATTTCCAATGTTAACCACTTAGAAAAAAGGCCCCTGTATAGAACCATAAAGGGTTATAATTGCTTGCTTCATATATGACACCTCTAAAGGTTCTATATATAACCCTTTTGTAGGGTGCTTTGATCAGAACACCAGGGGTTATTCTTCACTTTGGGTTCCATATAGGGTTCAATATTAAA
The sequence above is drawn from the Salmo salar chromosome ssa05, Ssal_v3.1, whole genome shotgun sequence genome and encodes:
- the LOC106605135 gene encoding POU domain, class 3, transcription factor 1 — translated: MATTAQYIPRNNSLPSNPLMHPDSDRMHQGTTYREVQKMMHHEYLQGLAATNTGHPMSLTHHQWLPTSNTDWTSGTHIGQQEHNKASVQASREDLSSGFHHRSHLVHQQTQSSHHGSWAPTTAHHLSPLSPASNGHQSLVYSQPGYTNLNAMLSPQPASLHHSMRDPLHDDTGSHDNQMESPQQAFSHHQDHSDEDAPSSDDLEQFAKQFKQRRIKLGFTQADVGLALGTLYGNVFSQTTICRFEALQLSFKNMCKLKPLLNKWLEETDSNTGSPTNLDKIAAQGRKRKKRTSIEVGVKGALENHFLKCPKPSAHEITSLAGSLQLEKEVVRVWFCNRRQKEKRMTPIGVPHPNMEDVYSQAETPPLHHTLQSPVQ